Proteins encoded in a region of the Vibrio sp. CB1-14 genome:
- a CDS encoding phosphoheptose isomerase — protein MRDSIKESFTESIQIQIAAAEALPDAITHAAQAMVATLLNGNKILCCGNGGSASNAQQFVSCLLNRFETERPSLPAMTLTADSTTMTAVANDYNFEDIFAKQVRAFGQTNDILLAISTSGNSKNVIKAMEAAVTRDMTIIAFTGKDGGEMAGLLGENDVEIRIPSQRTSRIHEVHMVTLHCLCDLIDQVLFPSHEE, from the coding sequence ATGCGCGATAGCATCAAAGAAAGTTTTACTGAAAGCATCCAAATTCAAATCGCCGCCGCCGAAGCGCTGCCAGACGCCATCACTCACGCTGCACAAGCAATGGTCGCAACACTGCTCAATGGCAACAAAATTCTGTGCTGCGGTAACGGCGGGTCAGCGTCCAACGCTCAGCAATTTGTCTCATGCCTACTGAACCGTTTTGAAACCGAACGTCCAAGTCTGCCTGCAATGACACTGACTGCTGACAGCACCACCATGACCGCAGTGGCGAACGACTACAACTTTGAAGATATCTTTGCCAAACAAGTGCGCGCCTTCGGCCAAACTAACGATATCTTGTTGGCAATTTCAACCAGCGGGAACAGCAAAAACGTCATTAAAGCGATGGAAGCGGCTGTGACTCGAGATATGACCATCATTGCCTTTACCGGCAAAGATGGTGGCGAAATGGCCGGCTTATTGGGCGAAAACGATGTGGAAATACGTATCCCATCTCAACGAACCTCACGCATTCATGAAGTCCACATGGTGACACTCCACTGCTTGTGCGATCTCATCGACCAAGTGCTATTCCCATCTCACGAAGAGTAA
- a CDS encoding BON domain-containing protein produces MYKVMALLMASMFLSGCAGLFVAGAATTVNLVTDTRSAKEIWNDSALESEVAGMGNKAPYVSNVRVVASSQRGTVVLMGQANTEALRSQLENQVKGLNGVKIVYNQVRVKQPLSFTQISNDSWLTTKVKSALLTDERLNGVKIKVITEDSEVFLLGYVSKEHADVATEIARNVSGVKQVIRAFQFSEQQEKLNTEAEPEQPAPPAEQPQQEEEMKPIIEEPAPFVEIEG; encoded by the coding sequence ATGTATAAAGTAATGGCACTGCTCATGGCCAGTATGTTCCTTTCGGGCTGTGCCGGTCTATTTGTAGCAGGTGCTGCGACGACGGTAAACCTCGTCACCGATACGCGCAGCGCAAAAGAGATTTGGAATGACAGTGCCCTTGAGTCAGAAGTAGCTGGTATGGGTAACAAAGCGCCCTATGTTAGCAACGTGCGCGTCGTTGCCAGCTCACAGCGTGGTACTGTCGTGCTGATGGGACAGGCGAATACGGAAGCGCTTCGTAGCCAGCTTGAAAACCAAGTTAAAGGTCTTAATGGCGTAAAAATTGTCTACAACCAAGTCCGCGTTAAGCAGCCACTTAGCTTCACGCAAATCAGCAATGACAGCTGGTTGACGACGAAGGTCAAGTCAGCGCTCTTGACCGACGAAAGACTCAACGGCGTCAAAATCAAAGTCATCACTGAAGACAGTGAAGTGTTTCTACTGGGTTATGTGTCTAAAGAGCACGCCGATGTGGCCACAGAAATCGCCAGAAATGTATCCGGCGTAAAACAGGTGATCCGTGCGTTCCAATTCAGTGAGCAACAAGAAAAGCTCAACACAGAAGCCGAGCCTGAACAGCCAGCGCCACCAGCAGAGCAACCTCAACAAGAAGAGGAGATGAAGCCAATCATCGAAGAGCCTGCTCCTTTTGTGGAAATCGAAGGTTAA
- the ilvN gene encoding acetolactate synthase small subunit, which produces MRHIISLLLENQPGALSRVVGLFSQRGYNIESLNVSPTDDETLSRLNITTESDKMELEQIQKHLHKLIDVLKVQEVTEFEHIERELMMVKVKASGFARAEVKRTADIFRGQIVDVTSSQYTVQLAGTAEKLDAFVSALSEVTDVVEVARSGIVGIARGERALKP; this is translated from the coding sequence ATGAGACATATCATTTCGCTACTATTGGAAAACCAGCCGGGTGCTCTTTCTCGAGTGGTTGGCCTGTTCTCTCAGCGCGGCTACAACATCGAATCACTCAACGTATCGCCAACCGATGATGAGACGTTATCACGCCTTAACATCACCACAGAATCGGATAAAATGGAGCTTGAGCAGATCCAAAAGCACCTGCATAAGCTGATTGATGTCCTTAAGGTTCAGGAAGTGACTGAGTTTGAGCACATTGAGCGCGAGCTAATGATGGTTAAAGTCAAAGCGAGCGGTTTTGCGCGTGCAGAAGTGAAGCGTACGGCGGATATCTTTCGTGGCCAGATTGTTGATGTCACTTCGTCGCAATATACGGTTCAACTTGCAGGCACGGCTGAAAAGCTTGATGCGTTTGTGTCAGCGCTATCAGAAGTGACGGATGTGGTAGAAGTGGCTCGAAGCGGTATTGTAGGCATTGCTCGTGGTGAGCGTGCGCTAAAGCCATAA